The proteins below come from a single Malus sylvestris chromosome 3, drMalSylv7.2, whole genome shotgun sequence genomic window:
- the LOC126616254 gene encoding uncharacterized protein LOC126616254 gives MEHNNSRVGENSSSHCNNTKNPDSHRICSSRDPMPGTGSDLWKNGLICAFEFIRSRKKIISSKNLTKQQIDGEQERVRVPSYGFSDSPSQMEDRSQQSGQVQDMERFEGGHWVPIGWDRISEIVQTVQAVSCFHFDVQDLYISISLSHSHSHTPMARRSHLSYEIWDSTAHRSHCLTKSSGCSSLVYPFNKNKRR, from the coding sequence ATGGAACACAACAACAGTAGAGTGGGGGAGAACAGTTCTTCCCATTGCAATAACACGAAGAACCCGGATAGCCATAGAATTTGTTCTAGTAGAGATCCCATGCCTGGGACTGGGAGCGACCTTTGGAAAAATGGGCTTATTTGTGCTTTTGAGTTTATCCGAAGCCGGAAGAAAATAATTAGTTCAAAAAACCTGACTAAACAACAAATAGATGGTGAGCAAGAGAGGGTGCGTGTTCCTTCTTACGGATTTTCTGATTCTCCATCCCAAATGGAAGATAGGAGCCAGCAATCAGGCCAAGTTCAGGATATGGAAAGGTTTGAGGGTGGTCATTGGGTCCCAATTGGGTGGGATAGGATTTCGGAAATTGTACAAACTGTGCAAGCTGTTTCTTGCTTCCATTTCGATGTGCAAGATCTGTACATTAGTATATCACTCAGTCACTCACACAGCCACACCCCAATGGCTCGTAGAAGCCATTTGTCTTACGAGATTTGGGATTCAACAGCTCATAGAAGCCATTGTCTTACTAAAAGTTCAGGTTGTTCATCTTTGGTTTATCCTTTCAACAAGAATAAACGTAGATAA